The sequence GAAGAACGGGACCGACCCGAATCCGGCCACGCGATGAGGTCCCGCACCGAGAAGGCCGCATTCGCCGCCGCCTTCGGCGCCGTCACCCTCGCCACCACCTGGATCGGCGTCCACTACGCCGAGAGCCGATGGTTCCAGTACGCCGTGGTGATCGGCATCCCCTTTGTCCTGCGACAGGCCGTCCTGGAGACCCGGATCGCCGGGCAGCAACTGTGGCGCCGCTTCAGCCTCGCCGCCCGCCGGCGGCCAGTCGTCGTCAAACTCCGCGGCGACTTGGACGCGCGCACCGCCGACCGCACCGGCCGACAGCTCGACTCCGCCCTCAGGGCCGCTACCGCCAGCGGACTGACCATCGACGTCACCAGCGTCACCACCGTCTCCCGCACCGGCACCGCCCCGCTCATCGCCACCGCCCGCGACCACGTGCCCGTCACCGTCTACGGCGCCAGCCCTGCCGTCCGCCGCACCCTCCACGACAACGGCCTCAACCACCTCGTCTCCTACACCGACCACACCGCCCCGCCATGAGAGTCAAAGTCCGCAATCCGCCCAGTGCCCCGCCCGCTTTGAACCCGACGCCTCAGGCGGCCATCCGCGAGAAGAGCCTGGCGGCACCATGGCGGGCAGCAGACACGCGAATTCGCCCCAGCCGCCCCGGCTCGAGAGTGACAGCTCACGGCGAGTCCATCCGGCACCTTCACTGATCCGTAACTCAGTCGCCCCGTCAGAGGCTCTGTCTGAACCCCGAGCAGACCCCGGGCGCCCCGCCTCCTCGCACCCGACAGCCATACGACCACCGCCCCCGAATGCCCGCACGAGGCGCCGAGGAGAGGCAGGCATGTGTCTGGGCCGGGGCCTGGGGCCCGGGCGGCAAGCAGAGCCGCGCGCCGCGCCCGTTCACAGGATTCGGCACCTCGCCCGCAGGAACGGCGCCTGAAGTGGCGGAGGAGCGACATCGCCCGCTCGTCTGCGACCGATCCGCCCGCCAGTCCGACCGCGGTCCCACACAGGACTTCCCGGAGCTGAAGGACGCCTGGCACGTGCCCCGCAGGAGGCGGTGTCTGGCGCTGGGCCCCGCAAATCGGCCAGGCGGCAGAGGCGGTGACGGGGCATCGGCGACCCGGACAGCGGCCCCAGGGGGGCTGTGGGGGCGCCGCGGACGGCCGGGAGATGACCCAGTCGAGCGGCTCGCCGGGCTGCGCGAGGCCCTTGCCGCTCCGCTGTGACGGTGGCCCGCACCCACGGCCGCCTCGCCTGGTTCCTCGCCCAGTGCAGCAGCGAACTGGCGCCCGTCCTCCACTGGCGGGCCCTGGACGCCCCCGACGGCTGTGCCTTCGGCGCCGTCCTGCCGACCGCGGGCGAACTCACCGACGCCGAGAGGGCGGTCCGGCACCTGGCGGCCATGCTCGCCCGCATCCGCCGACCGCACTGACCGGCCGCCGCACAGGAAATGCCCGCGCCTTTGGCAGTGGTCCGGATCGGTGGGCTCGCGCAGGCGCAGCGGCGGGGGCAGGCGCCCACAGCCGCGCGGCGGCTTCCACCCTGCCGCTGCCGGAGGTGCGCCCGGCCTGCGGGAGGAGCAGCAGGCCCAGGCCGTGGGCGTTCCGCGGGGCGGTGCCGCGTCCGCCGCGGCCTGCAGACCACACCGCGGTCCCCGGCCGTGCGGCCGGGGACCGCGGTGTGCGCGCGCCTGCTCACAGGTGTTCGCGGAAGCCCCCGGTCTCCGTTCCGCGCTTCTCGATGAAGTGCTTGAACCGCTTGAGGTCGCCCTTCACCTGCCGGTCGAGCATGTTCATCATGTCGGCGGCCTTCTCCGCCAGCCCCTCGGGCTGGTAGTCCATCGACATGACGATCCGGGTGTGGCCGGCGTCCAGCGGCTGGAACGACACCATGCCGGTCTGCTTCACCTCGCCGCTGGTGGTCCGCCAGCTGACGTGGTCGTCCGGGACCTGGTCGACGATCTCCGTGTCGAACTCCCGCGACACCCCGGCGATCTTCGTCTTCCAGTGGTTGTGCCGGTCGTCGATCTGCGTGATCTCCTCCACGCCCTCCATGAACATCGGGAAGTCCTCGAACTGCGTCCACTGGTTGTACGCGGTGCTGACCGGCACATCCACGTCGATCGTCTCCTGCACCTTGCTCATCACGGACCCACTTCCTGGTGGTCTGGTTCACCGGGCCCCGGGCGCCTGCCCCCACGGCAGGCCCGCACACGGGGGCCGTAACCCATCCCGCCCGCGTCCCGGAGCGCCCGCAACCGCAGACGTCCTCGAACCCGGACCGCGGGAACCCGCCGCGGGCTCCTGTGCGCGGCTGCGGCGGCAGGCCTGCGGCGGCCGCACCGGTGGGCCACGCGGGTGAACGCCCGCCCGCACCCCGGCACAGACTCACGGGCGGCCCGGGCGGGCGTAGTGTCTGGATACCGCCACACGTGCGGCTGCAGCATGACCTGGAAGGAGCGTCGTGATGGCGCTCGTGCACCGCTACCTGATCGTTCTCCCCGGCCGACCGGGCTGCCACGCCCCGCAGTCCAGCACGGTCGTCACCGCCACCGGCCGCACCGGCCCCGGCGGCCACCCCGTGTACGCCGACGAGACGGGCCGCCTGCGAGTGGAGATCACCGACCACGGCACCGCCCGGCTCCTGACCCCCACCCCGCTCCACCACGGCCCCCTCCACGCCGAACCCCTCCCCTGACGGCGCCCCGGGCCCGCGGCGGACCGGCGAACCGGCGGATCGGCGGATCGGCGGATCCGCGCGGACGTACGGCCGTGCGGACAAGACGCGCAGTCCCCCGCGGATGGGCCGGACTCGGCAGACCCTGCATGCAATGTCCTTTTTGGGTATATGCCGGGTTTGGGTGTTTTGCTTGAAAGTTTGCCGAACCTGCGTGGAGGGCTGCCGTGCCGGATCCCGAACTGACACCGGAGGAGATCGCCCTGGTCCACGAGTACGTGGAGATCCCGCCCGGGGTCGCTATCGACCGCCTGGACGTCCAGCGGGCCCGGCTCGCGAAAGCCGTGGGCGGATGGTTCCGCAAGGCCGGCCCCGGCCTGTACGAGATCGTCACCGAGACCCCCCGCCCCGGCGCACAGCCGCCGCCCGACCTGCCGTAGCGCACCCGCGCCCGGGCGGCGACCGTCCTGTCGCCGGGCTTCGCGCGGCGGTGGTGCCCCGATCTGTGTCCCCGACCGTGGGCACCGCCATGGCGGCCCGGCACCCGCGAGACTCCGCGGCGGATGCGGGACCGCGACCCGGAGACCGGCCGCTCTTGGACCGGGCCGCCCACCGGGCACCGGTGCTTCTGATACCCCCCAAGCCGCACACACCCGCCGGCGTACACCCCTTTGCTCACGCCGCGGCCCGGCACACCAGCCCCTCCCCCGACCCCGGACCGAACGGGGCCGGACAGCGGCAGCCGCGGGCGGCTGCTCCTGGGCGGGTGGTGGTGCGGGTGGGTGGCCGGGCGGGTGACTTCCCGGCGGGGTCGGCCGGGTGCGGCCGGGGGGGTGTGGCAACGGTGGAAGGGCGGTGCCCCGGGGCGCCAGCCGCCCGATCGCGGACCTCTCGGGGAGTGACTCCGTCGTGTCCATCGCCCACCGGATCCTGCAGTTACTCCTCGCCCTCGCCTGCGCCGCCGGCCTGTGGGCCGCCTTCGCGGGCCCCGCGCAGGCAGCCCCGCAGCGGTCCGCCGCCGTCGCGGCCCCCACCGCCGGGACGCGGCGAACGCGGCGCCGGCCGCCGGGCAGAGCATCGACAAGGTCGCGGCCTGCGAGAGCGGCGGTCGCGGGCACGCCAACACCAGAACATGCCGTACAGGTTGGTTCTCATTACCCGGTCGAACTGCTCGGTGCTGATCGCCGCGATTCCGTCGGGCTGCGACATCTGGTAGGCGGCGTTGTTCACCAGGATGTCGAGAGCGCCGAGGCGGGTAAAACACAGGCCGGGCAGGCCGGTGCAGAAATCCTCGCTGCGCAGGTCGCCCGCGACGGGCAGGGCCCGCTGTCCGGCCTGTTCGACCAGCCGGGCGGTGACGCCGGCGTCGTCCTGTTCCTCGGGCAGGTGGCAGAACGCCACGTCGGCGCCCTCGCGCGCGAAGGCGACGGCACGGCCGACCCCGGAGTCGCCTCCGGTGACCAGTGCCACCCGTCCGGTCAGGCGGCCCGAGCCTCGGTAGGAGGTCTCGCCGTAGTCCGGCTCGGGCCGCATCCGCTCGTCGCTGCCGGGATGCGGCTGAATCTGTTCCGGCATGGGCGGCCGCGGGTACTGCTCGGCCGGGTTCTGCGGCGTTTACTGATCGTTCGACACCATCCGCCGTCCTCCTCACCACATCGCGCATCACCGTTCCGGACCGGCAGAGCCCCCGCCACCACCCGAGTCTGCGGCGCCTGCCCGCCGCCCGCACGTGCAATGCAGGCCGTCTGGGCCCTCTCTCCGGAGCCGGGCGGCCAGTGCGCCAGCCGGCGCCTGATGCGAACCCGCGATTTTCCCCACCCACGCTCTCGGTTCCCCAGCTCGTTGCCTCTTGAAGCAAGTGAGGACGTTCAGCGAGCGAGTGTCGCGGAACCGCCCGTCCGTTGACTGTCCGGCCGGCCTGCCCCGTCAAGGGCGCCCACGGCGTCGCTGACGTCTGACTGACGGGCGGCCTCGGGGATGGCGTTCCCCCAGGTCAATTGCCTGTGGGTGGGGAGCAGGGATGAGCAGGTCTGGGCAACACCGGAGCGCAGGGTGGCCGTTTTCACCCGTCACACCCCACCAACGACCACACCTTCCCGACAGCACGGTCCACCCACCAAGAGCCGACACGGCGACCGCGAGCCCGCAGCGCCGACCGGCGATCCTTCGGGGGACACATCACCCCGTGCACCGGGTACCGAACGCCGCCCCGGCCGGTGGCCGACCCGCACGCACCCGGAGCGGCCAGGGCCCACAGCCGGCCACCGCCGAGGGAGCCAGCCGGCTCCTGCCGGGGGACCAGGCTCGCCGAGCCCACCGCCCAGCAGACTCCGCGCGTGGGCAGCCAGCCGTTCCCACCGGCACCGCCGTCCCAACCGAACACGGCTGAAGCCACCAGGGACAGCGGGTGAACGTCGGGCTGCCCGCCGCGGAGCCGACCGGGCGATATAGGCGTATCCGGGCCGGTTGGGGACCTCCGCGCGCGGGCAGACGGGGACGCATGGCAGATGAGCACGGCAACCACGGCCCGCGGACCGCGGCTTCCGCACCGAACGGCGGTTCTGGACCGGACAGCCCGCTCCAAGTGCCGGCGCACGGCTGGTGGCAGGTCCTCAAACGCACCGGCCGCGAGTTCCTCGCGGACGAACTCCCCGACCGGGCCGCCGCCCTCACCTACTACGGCATCCTGGCGATCTTCCCCGCCCTGCTCGTCCTGGTCTCCCTCCTCGCCCTGGCCGGAACCTCCGCGACGGACACCGTCCTCGACAACCTGCAGTCCCTCGCGCCGGGGTCGGCCCGCGACATCCTGCACAGCGCGATCACCCAGTTGCAGTCCGGCCGCGCCACGGGCGGCTTGCTCGCCGTCCTCGGCCTCGCCGGCGCCCTGTGGTCGGCGTCCGGCTACATCGGCGCGTTCATTCGCGCCGCCAATGCCGTCTACGACATCCGCGAGGGCCGCCCCATGTGGAAGACCACCCCCCTGCGGATCGGCCTCACGCTGCTGACGATGCTCCTGCTCGTCGCCTGCGCAGTCATCGTCGTCTTCACCGGCCGACTCGCCGAGCGCGCCGGGAACCTGCTCGGCCTCGGCGACACCGCGCTCACCGTCTGGGCCGTTGCGAAGTGGCCGGTCCTGGTCCTCCTCGTCACCCTCATGATCGCGCTGCTGTACTGGGCCGCGCCGAACGTCCGCGGCCGCGGCCTGGCCTGGACCTCCCCCGGCAGCCTGCTGGCCGTCCTGCTCTGGCTCGCACTGTCCGCCGGTTTCGCCGCCTACGTCGCCAACTTCGGTTCCTACAACAAAACCTACGGCACCCTCGCCGGCGTCGTCGTCTTCCTGATCTGGCTCTGGCTGACCAACCTCGCCATCCTCCTCGGCCTCGAACTCGACGCCGAACTCGCCCGCGAACAAGCCATCCGCACCGGCCGGCCGAACGCCGAGGAACCCTACGTCCAACCCCGCGACACCCGCACCTGGCCCGACGAGAACGACACGCCCTCCCCGCACGACCGCTAGCTCAAGTGAGCTACGCCCAGGACGACCGCGGCCGGGGACGCCGATCCGCTGCCCTGAGCGCGCATGCGGCGCAGTTAGTGCTTCACGCACGCCCGCACACCGCACAGGTTGATGGACTACACGCCGGTGCTGAATCACCGACACGCGCCCCCGACTCACGGTCAGGAGCGGAGAGTCCTATGGGCCGGTCAGCGCGCCGCCCAGCGCCACCACAGGCACGGACGGGCTTCGCAAGGCGCTCCAGCACGGCCCAGACGGCTTCGGGGCGCCACCGGCGGGCTTCACTCCCCACCCCAGACTGCAGCTGCCGGTGGACGACCAACGTGCCGACCGGCACCGCGTGGCGGGGCCCCGGGGCCTCGGCTCGGTGCCCGGCACGCCAGAGTCGCGCCGTCGCGCTTGCGGATCACCAAGCATCTTGAAGTCCTTTCACCCTTCCGATTCCACTGTTGCAATACCGGAATTGAAGAGCGTATGTTGGTGGCGTGAGTTTGAGTGAGCCACGTCAACCCCGTAGCGGCTGGACGTTTCTGACGAACCATGCCCGGATCCTGCTGCTGATCTCCCGCACCCCGGAGGCCAGGCTTCGCGACCTCGCGGCCGCGTGCGGCCTGACCGAGCGCGCCGTCCAGGCGATCGTCACCGATCTCGAGACCTCCGGATACCTGATCCGCGAACGCGCGGGACGTCGCAACCACTACCGCATCGTCCCCGGCACCCTCTTCCGGCACCCCGCCGAGGCGCACCTCGGCATCGACGGGCTCCTGCGGCTCGTGGACGACCACCCCCGGCCGTCCGCAGCCGAGGCTCATCGCGCAGCGCCGATCACGGCCCCGGCGGACGACCCCGCCGGCGTCGCCTAGGCACTGGCCGGTCAACACCACCGCACCCCCCGCTCTGCCCGACCCGGCCTGCGGACTTCCCCGCCGGCCCGGCCGCTAGACAGACCAATTCGGGAGCCACGCAGTGACCGCACGCCCCTCCCTCGGCCGCACCCCTGCCCACGTCCGCCCAGGCGTATCGAGCACCCGACGCAGCGTCACGCGCCAGCCGGGGCCTGAGGACGGTCCACCACACTCGGTCGTGCTGGCCGCGGGTCCCCGCGCACTGGCGCGCGTGCGCGGGGAACTCGACCTGGACAACGCCGAAGATCTGTACCGCACCCTCACCGACGCCCTGCAAACCAGCACCGGCGGCCTCGACCTCGACCTGGCTGGCGTGACGTTCTGCGGCAGCAGCGGACTGAACATCATGCTCCGCCTGCGCAACCACGCCGCCAAGACCGGCCGGACCGTCAAGGTCACCGCGGCCAGCCGCCAGGTCGAACGCCTACTCGCGGTGACAGAAACCGGCCCCCTGTTCGGCCTGCCCCCGGGCGAACCTTCATAGCCACACACCAAGCGCTCACCGGCGCGAGGTCGTCCCGGCCCGCCCGCGCAGGCACGCCCCGATGCCCCGCCCTGGGACGGCAACGTCGCTGTCCGAGCCCCGCGCGCCACGCCCACCCCCGGTCCCGGTTGCCGGCGAGCTGCAGGCACAGGTGGACGGGTCGCACCGCAGCAGACTCCGCCGCAGCGACGGTCGTCGCAGCGAACGGGGCGCTGGTCCCCGCGCAGGCGCAGAAGGTCGGCGGCGCCCCGGCCCCGCTTCAAGCCGGGCCGTGTCACATCCGCGTATCCGCTCGGGCTCCCGACCCCGGCCAAGCGGATGCGCGAGCGCCGTGCGTGCTCCGGTTCGGCGGGCGGGCCATTGGAGTGGAAGGAGCAGCGCGGGCCGGAGGTCTGGGGCGGAGCGGGAACGTTTGTGGGCTGGGCGGGACAGGCCCGCCCCGCGCAGGAGGTAGAAGAGATGGGACACGGCGGGAATGTCGTCGCGGAGCTGAGGGCCGACCACCGCGAGGTCGAGGAGATGTTCGGCCGGATCAAGGCCATGAGCACCGGCGGCCAGGAGCTGCGGGACATGGTCGACGAGGTCACGATCGAGCTGGTGCGGCACTCGGTCGCCGAGGAGCAGTACCTCTACCCGGCGGTGCGCGAGCACCTCGCGGGCGGGGACCGGATCGCGGACAAGGAGATCGACGACCACAGCCGGGTCGAGCGGATCCTCAAGCAGCTCGAGGGCATGGACACCGGCGACACCTCGTTCCGGCCGCTGCTGCAGGAACTCATGGACGAGGTCACCGCCCACGTCCGCGACGAGGAGAACAACCTGTTCCCGATGATGGAGCAGGCCTGTACGGCCGAGATGCTGGACGACCTCGGCGACAAGATCCGCCGCGCCAAGGCCATGGCCCCCACCCGGCCCCACCCCGCCGCGCCCAGCAGCCCCACCGCCAGCAAACTCCTCGCCCCCGGCGCCGGCCTCGTCGACCGGGCCCGCGACTTCGTCACCGGCCGCGGCAAGTCCTGACCGGCCACGTCGCGCGCTGTCGCCGTGCAGTGATGCCGCATGGCGACAGCGCGCGACGCGCGGCGAGCTCGGACGGGGCCACCCCCGTCCGGGCGGTTGCGCACGGGTGCAGCGTGATGCTCGCCATCCCGCATCCGAGGGTGAGCCGCCTACACTGGCCTGCCACGATCGGGGCAGCGCCGCCCCGTGCAGCAGCCGACCGGCCCCGTTCACGGCGGTCGACACGCTTCCGAGGACCGCCCATGCCCACGGACCTGACTCCCGTCGTCGCCGCC comes from Streptomyces sp. TLI_235 and encodes:
- a CDS encoding membrane protein, encoding MADEHGNHGPRTAASAPNGGSGPDSPLQVPAHGWWQVLKRTGREFLADELPDRAAALTYYGILAIFPALLVLVSLLALAGTSATDTVLDNLQSLAPGSARDILHSAITQLQSGRATGGLLAVLGLAGALWSASGYIGAFIRAANAVYDIREGRPMWKTTPLRIGLTLLTMLLLVACAVIVVFTGRLAERAGNLLGLGDTALTVWAVAKWPVLVLLVTLMIALLYWAAPNVRGRGLAWTSPGSLLAVLLWLALSAGFAAYVANFGSYNKTYGTLAGVVVFLIWLWLTNLAILLGLELDAELAREQAIRTGRPNAEEPYVQPRDTRTWPDENDTPSPHDR
- a CDS encoding hemerythrin HHE cation binding domain-containing protein: MGHGGNVVAELRADHREVEEMFGRIKAMSTGGQELRDMVDEVTIELVRHSVAEEQYLYPAVREHLAGGDRIADKEIDDHSRVERILKQLEGMDTGDTSFRPLLQELMDEVTAHVRDEENNLFPMMEQACTAEMLDDLGDKIRRAKAMAPTRPHPAAPSSPTASKLLAPGAGLVDRARDFVTGRGKS
- a CDS encoding MarR family protein, producing the protein MSLSEPRQPRSGWTFLTNHARILLLISRTPEARLRDLAAACGLTERAVQAIVTDLETSGYLIRERAGRRNHYRIVPGTLFRHPAEAHLGIDGLLRLVDDHPRPSAAEAHRAAPITAPADDPAGVA
- a CDS encoding short subunit dehydrogenase; the protein is MPEQIQPHPGSDERMRPEPDYGETSYRGSGRLTGRVALVTGGDSGVGRAVAFAREGADVAFCHLPEEQDDAGVTARLVEQAGQRALPVAGDLRSEDFCTGLPGLCFTRLGALDILVNNAAYQMSQPDGIAAISTEQFDRVMRTNLYGMFWCWRARDRRSRRPRPCRCSARRPAPRSPRPGGGGRDGGGPLRGCLRGAREGGPQAGGAGEGEE
- a CDS encoding polyketide cyclase/dehydrase/lipid transport protein, with amino-acid sequence MSKVQETIDVDVPVSTAYNQWTQFEDFPMFMEGVEEITQIDDRHNHWKTKIAGVSREFDTEIVDQVPDDHVSWRTTSGEVKQTGMVSFQPLDAGHTRIVMSMDYQPEGLAEKAADMMNMLDRQVKGDLKRFKHFIEKRGTETGGFREHL
- a CDS encoding anti-anti-sigma factor, with protein sequence MTARPSLGRTPAHVRPGVSSTRRSVTRQPGPEDGPPHSVVLAAGPRALARVRGELDLDNAEDLYRTLTDALQTSTGGLDLDLAGVTFCGSSGLNIMLRLRNHAAKTGRTVKVTAASRQVERLLAVTETGPLFGLPPGEPS
- a CDS encoding anti-anti-sigma factor, with product MRSRTEKAAFAAAFGAVTLATTWIGVHYAESRWFQYAVVIGIPFVLRQAVLETRIAGQQLWRRFSLAARRRPVVVKLRGDLDARTADRTGRQLDSALRAATASGLTIDVTSVTTVSRTGTAPLIATARDHVPVTVYGASPAVRRTLHDNGLNHLVSYTDHTAPP